One window from the genome of Candidatus Synechococcus calcipolaris G9 encodes:
- a CDS encoding phytoene synthase has translation MLQLPRAEYLPPLVSLEEAYELCRQVTANYAKTFYLGTLLMPPVKRRAIWAIYVWCRRTDELVDGPQAALTTPETLDAWEQRLEAIFAGRPQDAMDMALVDTLEQFPVDIQPFRDMIAGQRMDLYRSRYETFAELNLYCYRVAGTVGLMSLAVMGAEPFSDRLRSPWVDPYVAQGSLADQAVALGVANQLTNILRDVGEDTRRGRIYLPLEDLEAFGYSEDELLRGVINDRWRELMKFQIERARQFYVQAEVGVAYLQRNARWPVWSALMLYREILEVIEHNHYDVFNKRAYVSNFKKGLLLPLSWGKSL, from the coding sequence ATGCTGCAACTGCCTAGAGCCGAGTACTTACCTCCCCTAGTCTCCCTAGAGGAAGCCTACGAACTTTGTCGGCAGGTCACGGCTAACTATGCCAAAACATTTTATCTAGGCACGCTCCTGATGCCCCCGGTGAAGCGACGGGCCATCTGGGCCATTTATGTGTGGTGTCGTCGTACCGATGAATTGGTAGATGGCCCCCAGGCAGCCCTGACTACGCCAGAAACCCTAGATGCCTGGGAGCAGCGTTTAGAGGCGATTTTTGCGGGTCGCCCTCAGGATGCCATGGACATGGCCCTAGTCGATACCCTGGAACAATTTCCCGTAGATATTCAACCCTTTCGGGATATGATTGCCGGTCAGCGCATGGATCTCTATCGGAGTCGCTACGAAACTTTTGCAGAGCTAAATCTTTACTGTTATCGAGTGGCAGGCACGGTCGGCCTGATGTCCTTAGCTGTCATGGGGGCCGAACCTTTTAGCGATCGCCTTCGTTCTCCCTGGGTCGATCCCTATGTTGCCCAAGGGAGTTTAGCAGATCAAGCTGTTGCCCTAGGCGTGGCCAACCAACTCACCAATATTTTGCGAGATGTGGGAGAAGATACACGGCGGGGTCGGATTTATTTACCCTTAGAAGACTTAGAGGCGTTTGGTTACTCCGAGGATGAACTCCTACGGGGTGTGATCAACGATCGCTGGCGCGAGTTAATGAAATTCCAGATTGAACGGGCCCGGCAATTCTATGTACAAGCTGAAGTGGGGGTGGCCTATTTACAGCGGAATGCCCGTTGGCCCGTCTGGTCGGCCCTAATGCTTTATCGAGAAATCCTAGAGGTGATTGAACATAACCACTATGACGTGTTTAATAAACGGGCTTATGTGTCTAATTTTAAGAAGGGTCTGTTGTTACCTTTATCTTGGGGTAAATCCCTATAA
- a CDS encoding sucrose synthase translates to MSSQLIEAVLNSSERTNLRQFASQLRTSEKQYLLRNEILTVFNDYCQTHDISEQFIRQSHLGKLVSCIQEIIVDKESLCLVIRPRIAHEEAYRLLEDMTIVPMSVSDLLDLRDRLVNRYHPNEGDVFEIDMDPFYDYSPAIRDSKNIGKGVAYLNRYLSSKLFQDPRQWQEELFDFLRLHRYNGYQLLINERIQTQRQLSDRVKQALTFVSDRPKDEPYPDFRFDLQALGFEAGWGNTADRVRETLEMLDQLIDSPDHQVLEAFVSRIPMIFRVVLVSPHGWFGQEGVLGRPDTGGQVVYILDQVKSLEQQLRDELILAGLDSLAVHPKVIVLTRLIPNADGTLCHQRLEKIYGTTDSWILRVPFRDINPTITENWISRFEIWPYLETFAIDAERELRAEFGHVPDLIIGNYSDGNLVAFLLARRMKVTQCNIAHALEKSKYLFSNLYWQDIEHQYHFSLQFTADLIAMNAASFIISSTYQEIVGTPDSIGQYESYKSFTMPDLYHVVSGIELFSPKFNVVPPGVNESIYFPYYNKDERLEGDRQRLEELLFTLEDPAQVYGHLEDTSKPPLFSMARLDRIKNLTGLAQAYGQSKDLQERCNLILVAGKLRTEDSTDHEEISEIEKLYQIIHEYDLHGKVRWLGVRLAKTDSGEIYRIIGDRRGVFVQPALFEAFGLTILEAMVSGLPTFATRFGGPLEIIQDKTNGFYINPTLPEEVAQIVITFFDQCQQDANYWQKISQAAIERVYSTYTWKIHTTRLLSLAKIYGFWNYVSHENREDMMRYIESLFYLLYKPRAQALLEQHRQR, encoded by the coding sequence ATGTCATCTCAGCTTATTGAAGCGGTCTTAAACAGTTCTGAGCGCACGAATCTCCGTCAGTTTGCTAGCCAGTTGCGTACCTCCGAAAAACAGTATCTTCTCCGCAATGAAATCCTGACGGTCTTTAATGACTATTGTCAGACCCATGACATCTCTGAGCAATTTATTCGCCAATCCCATCTCGGTAAACTGGTTTCCTGTATCCAGGAAATTATTGTTGACAAGGAAAGTCTTTGCCTAGTAATTCGGCCCCGCATTGCCCACGAAGAGGCCTATCGGCTCCTGGAAGACATGACGATTGTGCCCATGTCGGTCTCGGATCTATTGGATCTGCGAGATCGCCTGGTCAATCGCTACCACCCCAATGAGGGGGATGTCTTTGAAATTGACATGGATCCCTTTTATGATTACTCCCCCGCCATCCGGGATTCTAAAAATATTGGCAAGGGGGTTGCCTACCTGAATCGCTACCTGTCCAGTAAATTATTTCAAGATCCGCGTCAGTGGCAGGAAGAGCTTTTTGATTTTCTGCGTTTGCATCGCTATAACGGCTATCAACTCCTGATTAATGAGCGGATCCAAACCCAACGCCAACTCTCGGATCGGGTGAAGCAGGCCCTCACCTTTGTCAGCGATCGCCCCAAGGATGAACCCTATCCTGATTTTCGTTTTGATCTTCAGGCCTTAGGCTTTGAAGCAGGCTGGGGAAATACCGCCGATCGCGTCCGCGAAACCCTGGAAATGCTGGATCAACTCATTGACTCCCCCGACCATCAGGTATTGGAGGCCTTTGTCTCCCGCATCCCGATGATTTTTCGGGTTGTCCTAGTCTCTCCCCACGGTTGGTTTGGCCAAGAGGGGGTTCTGGGTCGTCCCGATACGGGGGGGCAGGTGGTCTATATCCTGGATCAGGTGAAGAGTCTGGAGCAACAACTGCGGGATGAGTTGATTTTGGCAGGGTTGGATTCCTTAGCGGTGCATCCCAAAGTGATTGTCCTCACTCGCTTGATTCCCAATGCCGATGGAACCCTGTGTCACCAACGCCTCGAAAAAATTTATGGTACGACGGATAGCTGGATTTTACGGGTTCCCTTTCGGGATATTAATCCAACGATTACGGAAAATTGGATTTCCCGGTTTGAAATTTGGCCCTACCTGGAAACCTTTGCCATTGATGCTGAACGGGAACTGCGGGCGGAATTTGGCCATGTGCCTGATTTAATCATTGGGAACTATTCCGATGGCAACTTGGTGGCTTTTTTGCTGGCCCGGCGGATGAAGGTGACCCAATGCAATATTGCCCATGCCCTGGAGAAGTCAAAATACCTGTTTAGTAACCTGTATTGGCAGGATATTGAGCACCAGTACCATTTTTCCCTGCAATTTACGGCAGATTTGATTGCCATGAATGCTGCGAGTTTTATTATTAGCAGCACCTACCAAGAAATTGTCGGTACCCCCGATAGTATTGGCCAGTATGAATCCTATAAGTCCTTTACGATGCCGGATCTGTACCATGTGGTGAGTGGGATTGAGCTATTTAGCCCGAAGTTTAATGTGGTGCCACCGGGGGTGAATGAAAGTATTTACTTCCCTTACTACAACAAAGATGAGCGACTTGAAGGCGATCGCCAACGCCTAGAGGAATTACTGTTTACCCTAGAGGATCCGGCCCAGGTTTATGGCCACCTAGAGGATACTAGTAAGCCGCCCCTCTTCTCCATGGCCCGCCTCGATCGGATTAAAAATCTAACGGGATTAGCCCAGGCCTATGGTCAAAGTAAGGATTTACAGGAGCGGTGCAATTTAATCCTAGTGGCGGGTAAACTGCGAACAGAGGATTCCACGGATCACGAAGAAATCAGTGAAATTGAAAAGCTCTATCAAATTATTCATGAGTACGATTTGCACGGTAAGGTGCGTTGGTTAGGGGTACGTCTTGCTAAAACAGATTCTGGGGAAATTTATCGCATTATTGGCGATCGCCGCGGAGTTTTTGTGCAACCGGCCCTATTTGAAGCCTTTGGTTTAACCATTTTGGAAGCCATGGTGAGTGGACTGCCCACCTTTGCCACTCGTTTTGGCGGGCCCTTAGAAATCATCCAAGACAAAACCAATGGTTTTTATATTAACCCGACGCTGCCGGAAGAAGTGGCTCAAATCGTCATCACATTTTTTGATCAATGCCAGCAAGATGCAAACTACTGGCAGAAAATTTCCCAGGCGGCCATTGAGCGGGTCTACAGTACCTACACCTGGAAAATTCATACAACGCGACTCCTTTCCCTGGCAAAAATCTACGGCTTTTGGAATTATGTATCCCACGAAAACCGTGAAGACATGATGCGTTATATTGAGTCCCTGTTTTACCTGCTTTATAAACCCCGCGCCCAAGCCCTACTGGAACAGCATCGCCAGCGTTAA
- a CDS encoding CobW family GTP-binding protein codes for MSATIISATPGMDAIKHGLPVTIITGFLGSGKTTLLNHILTNQEGVKTAVLVNEFGEIGIDNELLVTSDDDMVELNNGCVCCTINNDLVNAVFRVLERPDKIDYLVVETTGLADPLPVALTFLGTELRDLTRLDSIVTVVDAENFSLDLFNSAAAQSQIAYGDIILLNKSDLVSDRRLGELEQRIRETREGARIIRTVNSQVPLPLILSVGFFESDRYFQPQEHSHNSPKHEHNHGHDHHGHHDHDDHDHHHHSNHLENDGFNSVSFQSDRPFNIRKFQNFLDHQLPEAVFRAKGILWFTESPRRHVFHLSGKRFSLDDEDWKGVPKNQLVLIGQGLDETTLLSQINACLEGES; via the coding sequence ATGTCTGCAACTATCATTTCTGCCACCCCAGGTATGGATGCGATTAAGCACGGACTACCCGTAACCATTATTACTGGGTTCTTGGGTAGCGGCAAAACCACCCTCCTCAACCATATCCTCACGAATCAAGAGGGGGTCAAGACCGCCGTATTGGTGAACGAGTTTGGCGAAATTGGCATTGATAATGAGCTATTGGTGACCTCCGATGATGACATGGTGGAACTCAACAATGGCTGTGTCTGTTGCACGATTAATAATGATTTGGTGAATGCCGTTTTTCGCGTTCTTGAACGGCCCGATAAAATTGATTATCTAGTGGTGGAAACGACCGGATTGGCGGATCCTCTCCCCGTAGCCCTCACCTTTTTAGGAACAGAATTACGGGATTTGACCCGCCTCGACTCCATTGTCACCGTCGTTGATGCCGAAAATTTTAGCCTAGACCTTTTTAATAGTGCTGCGGCCCAAAGCCAGATTGCCTACGGGGATATTATTTTGCTCAATAAGAGCGACTTAGTCAGCGATCGCCGCCTCGGAGAATTAGAGCAACGAATTAGGGAAACCCGTGAAGGGGCGCGGATCATTCGTACCGTCAACTCCCAAGTGCCCCTGCCATTGATCTTAAGTGTGGGCTTTTTCGAGAGCGATCGCTATTTTCAGCCCCAGGAGCATAGCCACAATTCCCCCAAGCATGAACACAACCATGGGCATGATCACCATGGGCATCATGATCATGACGATCACGATCACCATCATCACTCCAATCACCTAGAAAACGATGGCTTTAATTCCGTCTCCTTCCAAAGCGATCGCCCCTTTAATATTCGCAAATTTCAAAACTTTCTCGATCACCAATTACCGGAAGCTGTCTTTCGAGCCAAGGGCATTCTTTGGTTTACGGAAAGCCCCCGTCGCCATGTTTTTCACCTCAGTGGTAAACGCTTCAGTCTGGATGATGAAGATTGGAAAGGTGTGCCAAAAAATCAACTGGTCTTAATCGGCCAAGGTCTGGACGAAACAACCCTACTTTCCCAGATAAACGCTTGCCTGGAGGGAGAATCTTGA
- a CDS encoding GntR family transcriptional regulator — translation MFTLAYASLDIFDRRKGHMVQFHIQPDSEIPASTQLFNQISFAIAARQFPPGYRLPSTRQLAMQTGLHRNTISKVYERLESAGLVIPQVGSGIYVRALGQEESRPRQRRSAVVPVHRVVQDGLDTLLGMGYSLGQIRELFLAEIDARQKAGVRILVTVPRHDQGAGELIVQELQQLLPIPVELVFLEELDTILQPDSAATLVTVRYFASMTEAITRDKGVRLFFIDIYSYQRELDVVRQLPKGSCLGLVSLSSGTLGVAEVMIHSLRGEDLLLVTAQVNDAYKLNALVHRSHTIISDRASAERVKEAIAAAREDLIRIPRLICCESYIDSNSVDLLKRELGLTEDPIQAKSVEVKAS, via the coding sequence TTGTTTACCCTAGCGTATGCTTCCTTAGACATTTTTGATCGGCGGAAGGGACACATGGTACAGTTTCACATTCAACCAGATAGCGAAATTCCCGCTTCTACCCAGTTATTTAATCAAATTAGTTTTGCGATCGCTGCCCGCCAATTTCCCCCCGGTTATCGCCTACCCAGTACACGCCAATTGGCCATGCAAACGGGCCTCCACCGCAATACCATTAGTAAGGTTTATGAGCGACTAGAATCGGCGGGTCTAGTCATTCCCCAAGTGGGTTCCGGTATCTATGTCCGTGCCCTGGGCCAAGAAGAAAGTCGGCCGCGCCAACGACGTTCGGCGGTTGTTCCCGTCCATCGGGTCGTCCAGGATGGTCTAGATACCCTCTTGGGCATGGGCTACTCCCTGGGTCAAATTCGTGAACTCTTTTTAGCGGAAATTGATGCCCGTCAAAAAGCAGGGGTGCGGATCCTCGTCACCGTTCCCCGCCACGATCAAGGGGCCGGCGAATTAATTGTCCAGGAACTCCAGCAACTATTGCCCATTCCCGTAGAGCTGGTCTTTTTAGAAGAACTGGATACAATTCTCCAGCCGGATAGTGCGGCCACCCTGGTCACTGTCCGCTATTTTGCCAGCATGACGGAGGCGATTACCCGGGATAAGGGGGTGCGTCTGTTCTTTATTGATATTTATAGCTATCAACGGGAATTAGACGTGGTGCGCCAACTACCCAAGGGATCCTGCCTAGGCTTAGTGAGTCTTAGTTCTGGAACCCTGGGGGTAGCCGAGGTGATGATCCACAGTCTGCGGGGAGAGGATCTGCTCTTGGTCACGGCCCAGGTCAACGATGCCTATAAGCTCAATGCCCTAGTTCACCGCTCCCATACGATTATTAGCGATCGCGCCAGTGCGGAACGGGTGAAGGAGGCGATCGCCGCCGCCCGGGAAGATTTAATTCGGATTCCGCGTTTAATCTGTTGTGAAAGCTATATTGATAGTAACTCTGTGGATCTGCTCAAGCGGGAGTTGGGGCTAACAGAGGACCCTATTCAGGCAAAAAGTGTTGAGGTAAAGGCTTCATGA
- a CDS encoding amino acid ABC transporter substrate-binding protein produces the protein MNHWRQLFSRLGLAVLAIVSVSSCNGDAPPAPEGEGPAIIAGGERLQLLRDRGQLLCGVSGELPGFSFVDSNGNYAGMDVDICRAVAAAVFDDPNAVEYRNLNAKERFLALQTGEVDILSRNTTNTMSRSTSLGLRFAPVVFYDGQAVMVKRDSGIQAITDLKDKSICMQTGTTTEQNFTDQMRKLNLTFTPVIFEDVNTVFAAYAEGRCDAITSDRSQLVSRQQVLPDPANHEILDQVLSKEPLAPAVTINDPTWGNLVEWVIYALINAEELGITQANVNEQRQSQDPTIRRFLGSEGELGQTIGLTNDFVVRTIKHVGNYGEIYDRNLGEDTPLKLERGQNNLWTQGGLLYSPPFR, from the coding sequence ATGAACCATTGGCGGCAACTGTTTTCCCGACTTGGCCTAGCGGTTTTAGCCATCGTCAGTGTTAGCAGTTGTAATGGGGATGCCCCCCCCGCCCCCGAAGGAGAAGGGCCCGCCATCATCGCTGGGGGAGAACGCCTCCAACTCCTCCGCGATCGCGGCCAACTGTTGTGCGGTGTCAGTGGCGAGTTGCCCGGATTTAGCTTTGTGGACAGCAATGGCAACTATGCGGGCATGGATGTGGATATTTGCCGGGCCGTTGCCGCTGCCGTCTTTGATGACCCCAATGCGGTGGAATATCGCAATCTCAATGCCAAGGAACGCTTCTTAGCCCTGCAAACCGGGGAAGTGGATATCCTCAGTCGCAATACCACCAACACCATGAGTCGTTCCACCAGCTTGGGGCTACGCTTTGCCCCCGTGGTTTTCTACGATGGTCAAGCGGTGATGGTCAAGCGGGACAGTGGCATCCAGGCGATCACCGACCTCAAGGATAAGTCCATCTGTATGCAAACCGGAACCACCACGGAGCAAAACTTCACAGATCAGATGCGGAAACTCAATTTGACCTTTACCCCCGTCATTTTTGAGGATGTGAATACCGTCTTTGCCGCCTACGCTGAGGGCCGTTGTGATGCCATCACCTCCGATCGCTCCCAACTGGTTTCCCGGCAGCAAGTCTTACCGGATCCTGCCAATCACGAGATTTTGGATCAAGTTCTCTCCAAGGAACCCCTCGCCCCTGCGGTAACAATTAATGACCCAACCTGGGGGAATCTCGTTGAATGGGTGATCTATGCCCTGATCAATGCCGAAGAATTGGGTATCACCCAGGCCAATGTCAATGAACAACGCCAGAGTCAGGATCCAACCATTCGCCGTTTTTTGGGGAGCGAAGGGGAACTCGGTCAGACCATCGGCCTCACCAATGATTTTGTGGTCAGAACCATTAAGCACGTCGGCAACTACGGCGAAATCTACGATCGCAATCTCGGTGAAGATACACCCCTCAAACTAGAGCGCGGTCAAAATAACCTCTGGACCCAAGGG